A region from the Brassica napus cultivar Da-Ae chromosome C8, Da-Ae, whole genome shotgun sequence genome encodes:
- the LOC125591745 gene encoding extensin-2-like, which yields MKNHKPKQKGKKNVQEASKIRMTSSPGMGHSAHLVYALGFVIMATMVAASYEPYTYSSPPPPSPVYNSPAPKVDYKSPPPPYVYTSPPSPPHYSPSPKVDYKSPPPPPYVYSSPPPPYYAPSPKVDYKSPPPPYVYNSPPPPSYSPSPKVDYKSPPPPYVYSSPPPPPYVYNSPPPPPYYSPSPKVDYKSPPPPYVYNSPPLPYYSPSPKVDYKSPPPPPYVYNSPPPPPYYSPSPKVNYKSPPPPYVYNSPPPPYYSPSPKPTYKSPPPPYIYNSPPPPYYSPSPKIHYKKTRLLQGKKLSQFSCKSRFARKLRGKHIPRKSILANLRRKMFPRKFATENVSSQICDEK from the coding sequence ATGAAGAAtcataaaccaaaacaaaaaggaaaaaaaaacgttCAAGAAGCAAGCAAAATACGAATGACATCTTCTCCAGGGATGGGGCATTCAGCCCATCTCGTTTATGCTCTTGGTTTTGTTATCATGGCAACAATGGTTGCTGCTTCTTATGAGCCCTACACATATagctctccaccaccaccatcaccaGTGTACAATTCTCCTGCACCAAAGGTTGATTACAAATCACCACCACCTCCTTATGTATACACctctccaccatctccaccgCATTATTCGCCATCTCCTAAAGTAGATTATaagtctccaccaccaccaccttaTGTTTAcagttctccaccaccaccatactatGCACCTTCTCCGAAGGTAGACTACAAATCTCCACCACCTCCTTATGTATACaactctccaccaccaccatcttATTCACCTTCTCCTAAAGTTGATTATAAATCTCCACCACCTCCTTATGTCTATAGCTCTCCACCACCACCCCCATACGTCTACaactcaccaccaccaccgccgtATTACTCACCTTCTCCGAAAGTAGATTACAAATCTCCTCCACCTCCTTATGTTTACAACTCTCCACCACTACCATACTATTCACCTTCTCCCAAAGTAGACTAcaaatctccaccaccacccCCATATGTTTACaactcaccaccaccaccaccgtacTACTCTCCTTCTCCAAAAGTAAATtacaagtctcctccaccaccgtatGTATACaattcaccaccaccaccatactattCACCTTCTCCAAAGCCCACATACAAATCTCCACCACCTCCATACATTTAtaattctccaccaccaccatattaCTCACCTTCTCCAAagattcactacaagaaaacacgttTGTTGCAAGGGAAAAAACTGTCGCAATTCTCTTGCAAATCGCGCTTTGcaaggaaattgcgaggaaaaCATATTCCTCGCAAATCCATTCTCGCAAATTTGCGACGGAAAATGTTTCCTCGCAAATTTGCGACGGAAAATGTATCCTCGCAAATTTGCGATGAAAAATGA
- the LOC111202756 gene encoding extensin-2-like — FLAIPSQTCCKFAWKFFSRKFPSQQTCFLVVIDYKSPPPPYVYKSPPPPYYSPSPKPTYKSPPPPYVYNSPPPPYYSPSPKPTYKSPPPPYVYSSPPPPYYSPSPKPAYKSPPPPYVYSSPPPPYYTPSPKHAYKSPPPPYVYNSPPPPYYSPSPKHAYKSPPPPYVYSSPPPPYYSPSPKTTYKSPPPPYVYSSPPPPYYSPSPKPAYKSPPPPYVYSSPPPPYYSPSPKHAYKSPPPPYVYNSPPPPYYSPSPKVVYKSPPHPHVCVCPPPPPCYSPSPKIEYKSPPPPYVYSSPPPPYYSPSPKPAYKSPPPPYVYSSPPPPYYSPSPKPAYKSPPPPYVYSSPPPPYYSPSPKPAYKSPPPPYIYSSPPPPYYSPSPKPTHKSPPPPYVYNSPPPPYYSPSPKVEYKSPPPPYIYSSPPPPPYYSPSPKVEYKSPPPPYVYNSPPPPPYYSPSPKVEYKSPPPPYVYSSPPPPPYYSPSPKADYKPPPPPYVYSSPPPPPYYSPSPKAEYKSPPPPYVYSSPPPPPYYSPSPKAEYKSPPPPYVYSSPPPPPYYSPSPKVEYKSPPPPYVYSSPPPPPYYSPSPKVEYKSPPPPYVYSSPPPPPYYSPSPKVEYKSPPPPYVYSSPPPPPHYSPSPKVEYKSPPPPYVYTSPPPPTYSPSPKVEYKSPPPPSYY, encoded by the coding sequence tttcttgcTATTCCGTCGCAAACGTGTTGCAAATTTGCATGGAAATTTTTCTCTCGCAAATTTCCCTCGCAACAgacgtgttttcttgtagtgattgacTACAAATCTCCACCACCTCCTTATGTTtacaaatctcctccaccaccatattaCTCGCCTTCACCTAAACCAACATACAAGTCCCCACCACCTCCATATGTTTACAactctcctccaccaccatactactcaCCTTCACCCAAACCCACATAcaaatctccaccaccaccatatgtctacagttctccaccaccaccatactactctcCTTCTCCTAAACCCGCATACAAATCTCCACCCCCACCATATGTCTAcagctctccaccaccaccgtaCTACACGCCTTCACCTAAACATGCATAcaaatctccaccaccaccatatgtctacAACTCTCCcccaccaccatactactcgCCTTCGCCTAAGCATGCTTACAAAtccccaccaccaccatatgtctacAGCTCCCCACCTCCACCTTACTACTCTCCTTCTCCTAAAACTACATAtaaatctccaccaccaccatatgtctacagttctccaccaccaccatattaCTCGCCTTCGCCTAAGCCTGCATAcaaatctccaccaccaccatatgtctacAGCTCCCCACCTCCACCTTACTATTCTCCTTCACCTAAACATGCATACAAATCTCCCCCACCGCCATATGTTTACaactctccaccaccaccatactattCACCATCACCTAAGGTTGTGTACAAATCTCCACCACACCCACATGTATGTGTTtgtccacctcctcctccatgCTACTCTCCTTCTCCAAAGATTGAGTAcaaatctccaccaccaccatatgtctacagttctccaccaccaccatattaCTCGCCTTCGCCTAAGCCTGCATACAAAtccccaccaccaccatatgtctacAGCTCCCCACCTCCACCTTACTATTCTCCTTCACCTAAACCCGCATAtaaatctccaccaccaccatatgtctacagctctccaccaccaccatactattCGCCTTCACCTAAACCCGCCTAcaaatctccaccaccaccatatatCTACAGCTCTCCcccaccaccatactactcaCCTTCCCCTAAGCCAACACAcaaatctccaccaccaccatatgtctacaactctccaccaccaccatattaTTCTCCTTCTCCAAAAGTAGAGtacaaatctcctccaccaccatatatctacagttctccaccaccaccaccatattaCTCTCCTTCTCCAAAGGTTGAATACaagtctccaccaccaccatatgtaTACAactctcctcctccaccaccatattaTTCTCCTTCTCCAAAGGTTGAATAcaaatctccaccaccaccatatgtaTACAGCtctccacctccaccaccatatTATTCTCCTTCTCCAAAGGCTGACTACAAACCTCCTCCGCCCCCGTATGTGTACAGCTCTCCAcctccaccgccatattattcTCCTTCTCCAAAGGCTGAGtacaaatctcctccaccaccgtatGTTTACAGCTCTCCACCTCCACCACCTTATTACTCTCCTTCACCGAAGGCTGAGtacaaatctcctccaccaccgtatGTTTACAGCTCTCCACCTCCACCACCTTATTACTCTCCTTCACCGAAGGTTGAAtacaaatctcctccaccaccgtatGTCTACAGCTCTCCACCTCCACCACCTTATTACTCTCCTTCACCCAAGGTTGAAtacaaatctcctccaccaccgtatGTCTACAGTtctccacctccaccaccatatTACTCTCCTTCTCCAAAGGTTGAAtacaaatctcctccaccaccgtatGTCTACAGTTCTCCACCTCCACCACCTCATTACTCTCCTTCCCCAAAGGTTGAAtacaaatctcctccaccaccatatgtctacACATCCCCACCACCACCAACATATTCTCCTTCACCAAAGGTTGAATACAAATCTCCTCCCCCACcttcatattattaa
- the LOC106414931 gene encoding F-box protein SKIP22-like produces the protein MKPPLKGHETRETPIREVYDTTTIPELLQLIDSILEELHRSLGITSVEANQSEKNQTSTDGPDPTDTKRLSEPFFLKNILLENSSGDTSELTTLAMSVHAVMLESGFVLINPVSSDDKFSFSKELIYTLPELVESVTVTFQSLTNKVVVYGSLSGNVRRVYLDKSRFMPVIDTLKSDEEVSSSIFKEVFVFWRLVKDGRLVTPLLIGLCYKSGLEPPPCFTRLPTELKVKIVESLTGASLAKMACVCREIRCMASGNDLWKQKIWEEAKHLLLVGNGGRGSVNWKAKFASFWMHYKQKLSPVVQQHERETLTDIDMAMRMHHTCRFPIVSDPVPDPFGLSNGDDLHGSLGVHRGRQRLGRHRFSPGCNLGGGILVYNCRS, from the coding sequence ATGAAGCCGCCGTTGAAAGGCCACGAGACCAGAGAAACCCCAATACGTGAAGTATACGATACAACCACTATCCCTGAACTCCTCCAACTGATCGATTCAATACTTGAGGAACTTCACCGATCACTCGGCATAACATCCGTTGAGGCAAACCAATCAGAGAAGAACCAGACGAGTACGGATGGTCCAGACCCGACGGATACCAAAAGGTTAAGCGAACCATTCttcttgaaaaatattttacttgaGAACTCATCTGGTGATACCAGTGAGTTAACGACGTTAGCTATGTCTGTTCACGCCGTAATGTTAGAATCTGGATTCGTTTTAATCAATCCTGTCTCCTCTGATGATAAGTTTAGCTTCTCGAAAGAGTTAATTTATACTCTGCCTGAGCTTGTCGAGTCTGTTACCGTTACGTTTCAGAGCTTAACCAATAAAGTTGTAGTCTACGGGTCTTTAAGTGGGAATGTGCGGAGGGTTTATCTTGATAAGAGTCGGTTTATGCCCGTTATTGATACTCTGAAGTCTGACGAAGAAGTCTCTTCGAGCATCTTCAAGGAGGTGTTTGTGTTCTGGAGATTGGTGAAAGATGGTCGTCTTGTTACACCTTTGTTGATCGGTCTATGCTATAAGTCCGGCTTGGAACCTCCACCGTGCTTTACACGTCTACCGACAGAGCTTAAGGTGAAGATAGTAGAGTCCCTTACGGGAGCGAGTCTTGCGAAGATGGCTTGCGTTTGCAGGGAGATTCGGTGTATGGCATCGGGTAACGACTTGTGGAAACAGAAGATCTGGGAAGAAGCTAagcatcttcttcttgttgGGAATGGAGGCAGGGGCTCGGTTAATTGGAAGGCGAAGTTTGCTAGTTTTTGGATGCACTACAAACAAAAATTGTCCCCAGTTGTACAACAACACGAACGAGAAACCTTAACGGACATTGACATGGCCATGCGTATGCACCATACCTGTCGTTTTCCCATCGTTAGTGACCCTGTCCCTGACCCTTTCGGATTGTCTAATGGTGATGACTTGCATGGTTCCCTCGGTGTACACCGTGGACGACAGAGGCTTGGCCGACATCGTTTTAGTCCTGGATGCAATCTTGGAGGAGGCATTTTAGTTTACAACTGTCGAAGCTAA
- the LOC106414930 gene encoding uncharacterized protein LOC106414930 → MELELPKRLYAEGSEPRVKKINNSCRMELIRDLKKAMCAEYDDVKRDPVFTHIMAIAENDLKFSGKLVDSFICRQLITSKLHEKWFVFARTPLRFSLQEYHAVTGLKITRETNSDVVKWKNDGGFWSNLLHTGGKITLQSIRKVHLQEVHTWTRLDRMRLIYLCVIVGVVMGRDEKVSIPHMYIKLVMDFDKVRKFHWGLHSYDFLLSSIEKAMKKLGKKESYIFEGFSYALQIWIMEAIPDFGEILGRRVSDSFKGPRCGNWKGVAKVSYEDIIELEDSLTKKDNFFSVISVTGNGDVFLDAQYTREGEMEDERVDLVLGRIRNKYDWSNTDWPVLDPEESKMEEPDSHDRGSEADKIVDHTDVVADEENSSVKVAGKGKRKFLDEGAETRKKKVLCKRSAEKFLTFGPETMSFIEGLIRTSVTSLGDVLSMQMANMERVFTERMEKMEIEVSQLKDAISLTGEGSYPSKKETEEAPLNSKAKEAPPKSKGAQAPPKSKGAQAQPKRKGDQPTPTKKDGKKIATETNDFDFGLSTQDLRDLSQATFVDGFDLSQVKVETLSKSKPFNMAPLQWNDEEMDRTKEDSPDAALVFFREEDWEKVRTWSTSSTPIRIGPATLDFEIANRLMDKSEWLNSLEIDAAMYVFRERTSLKRWRPHRVAFMTVVFSNMIKKEYGHLEAQGRKSYMLHNLLLQFGKGVLPPHGRTHEIWNIDVDRLYVPVHVSGNHWIALCISFVTRSIEVFDCSGKKRYKEVDGFANLIPRIVKAVQPMRHQKDFAVGAYTVSYVPVGNLNKSACDCGVYAVKFIECHALGLELSLLHDGNIIEARHRILWDLWEAANDPELIDRMSKYQSPECLSSTVEEIL, encoded by the exons ATGGAGCTGGAGCTACCTAAACGATTATATGCAGAGGGTTCAGAACCTCGGGttaagaagatcaacaacagTTGCCGCATGGAACTTATCAGAGATCTGAAGAAAGCTATGTGTGCAGAGTACGATGATGTGAAGAGAGATCCTGTTTTCACACATATCATGGCTATTGCCGAAAATGATCTCAAGTTCTCTGGGAAACTAGTGGATAGCTTCATATGTAGACAGCTGATTACCTCAAAGCTGCATGAGAAGTGGTTTGTTTTTGCGAGGACGCCTCTCCGGTTTTCGCTTCAGGAGTACCATGCTGTGACAGGCCTCAAGATTACACGGGAAACTAACAGTGACGTAGTGAAATGGAAAAACGACGGGGGTTTTTGGAGTAACCTACTGCACACAGGTGGTAAGATCACCTTGCAGTCGATCAGAAAGGTTCATCTACAAGAAGTTCACACTTGGACGCGGCTTGATAGGATGAGGTTGATCTACTTGTGTGTAATAGTGGGTGTGGTGAtggggagagatgagaaggtgTCCATCCCTCATATGTACATCAAGTTGGTGATGGATTTTGACAAGGTTCGGAAGTTCCATTGGGGTCTTCACTCGTATGATTTCCTGTTGAGTTCGATTGAGAAGGCAATGAAGAAGTTGGGTAAGAAGGAGAGCTACATTTTCGAGGGTTTCTCCTATGCTCTCCAGATTTGGATTATGGAGGCAATTCCTGATTTTGGAGAAATATTAGGCAGAAGAGTCTCAGACAGCTTCAAAGGTCCAAGGTGTGGCAATTGGAAAGGAGTTGCAAAAGTTTCTTATGAAGACATCATTGAGCTCGAGGACTCCTTAACTAAGAAG gataacttcttctcggTCATATCAGTGACTGGTAATGGTGATGTGTTTCTAGAtgctcagtacacaagggaggGTGAGATGGAAGATGAACGAGTGGACCTTGTTTTGGGGAGGATCAGGAACAAGTATGATTGGAGCAACACAGACTGGCCAGTTTTAGACCCTGAAGAGTCTAAAATGGAGGAACCCGACAGCCATGATAGAGGGTCAGAAGCTGATAAGATCGTGGATCATACGGATGTTGTAGCAGACGAGGAGAACTCTTCGGTTAAGGTCGCAGGAAAAGGCAAGAGAAAGTTTCTTGATGAAGGAGCAGagacaagaaagaagaaggtgCTGTGTAAGCGATCAGCAGAAAAGTTTCTGACTTTTGGTCCTGAAACTATGAGTTTCATTGAGGGTCTTATCCGCACATCTGTCACTTCATTGGGAGATGTGCTCAGTATGCAAATGGCGAATATGGAGAGGGTGTTTACAGAGAGGATGGAAAAGATGGAGATTGAGGTTTCACAGCTCAAGGACGCAATCAGTTTGACTGGTGAAGGAAGCTATCCTAGTAAGAAAGAAACTGAAGAAGCTCCACTAAACAGCAAAGCCAAGGAAGCTCCACCTAAGAGCAAAGGCGCTCAAGCTCCACCTAAGAGCAAAGGCGCTCAAGCTCAACCTAAGCGCAAAGGCGATCAACCTACTCCAACAAAAAAG GACGGGAAAAAGATTGCTACAGAAactaatgattttgattttggattgAGTACACAAGACTTGCGGGACCTGTCCCAAGCTACATTTGTTGACGGTTTTGATCTGTCTCAAGTGAAAGTTGAGACGTTAAGTAAATCGAAACCGTTTAACATGGCTCCACTGCAGTGGAATGATGAGGAAATGGATCGAACCAAAGAAGACTCGCCAGATGCCGCGTTGGTGTTTTTCCGTGAAGAGGATTGGGAAAAAGTTAGAACTTGGTCAACTTCCTCCAC ACCTATACGGATTGGACCTGCCactttagattttgagattgCTAATCGTCTTATGGATAAATCTGAGTGGTTAAATAGCTTG GAGATTGACGCTGCAATGTACGTATTCCGGGAGAGAACATCTTTGAAACGATGGAGACCTCATCGTGTCGCCTTCATGACTGTCGTCTTCAGCAATATGATTAAAAAAGAGTATGGTCATTTAGAAGCTCAGGGTAGAAAGAGCTACATGCTTCATAATTTGCTACTGCAGTTCGGTAAAGGAGTCCTTCCACCACATGGCAGGACACATGAGATATGGAATATAGATGTGGATCGCCTGTATGTCCCTGTTCATGTCAGTGGGAATCATTGGATCGCCTTGTGCATCAGTTTCGTGACGAGGAGCATTGAAGTGTTCGACTGCTCGGGTAAGAAAAGGTACAAGGAGGTGGATGGGTTCGCAAACCTTATTCCGCGTATTGTCAAGGCAGTTCAGCCTATGAGACACCAGAAGGATTTCGCAGTCGGTGCATATACTGTTTCCTATGTCCCCGTTGGGAATCTGAATAAAAGTGCATGCGACTGTGGCGTCTATGCAGTGAAGTTCATTGAGTGTCATGCGCTTGGATTGGAGTTGTCGTTGTTGCATGATGGTAACATTATCGAAGCTCGCCACAGGATTCTATGGGATCTTTGGGAAGCAGCTAATGATCCGGAATTGATTGATAGGATGTCAAAGTATCAATCCCCGGAGTGTCTCTCTTCGACTGTAGAAGAGATTTTGTGA
- the LOC106414929 gene encoding uncharacterized protein LOC106414929, with amino-acid sequence MHIYTTCGVWEFGATTGWVFTADERGARLLLLESTSTLEDFKRMVLEDFDMEEDSLPDLELSYLPNELINTSTCPPVIIANDRQLQNFVCFVQKCVSTRLCVTSKAKVENLNEPDFDLNKSPADSTTAQEEGNSVDRGNEPAPVFVERQCEEKKEKIRRVEVDEDAYHADTMISAKEDVHKMSKFSVLNVVKKGQLFENKTLLKATFEICAMKHNFHYEVIKTDRQLWYVRCEDNACNWCVRAECLQDSEYFIIKKYVGEHTCAPSNKTKPGRTASAKTIGSLIMHRYEGVKEGPKCNDIIQIMLMDHGCEITKSLAWDAREYAVNAVRGIPERSYGKIPKYLHMLREANPGTHSSYEIDSKGRFRYLFIAFGQSLRGFNRVIRRVIVVDGTFLKNKYKGVLLVATAVDGNSNLYPLAFGVVDSENENSWEWFMRQLNSVIADDHHLAFISDRHAAIAKALETVYPTAKHGICIHHLLNNVVTYYHGKGLVGLVAKASKVYRVAEFEKIFANVCNISPAIGKYLRDAEVQKWARCQFSGYRYDIRTTNPAESINSALRSPREYPIIPLLDSIREMLTRWFYNRKKKISKHNHPLTEDVEKKIERRTEKGKRFAVYPVSDGRLLVRGDKIDCLVDLDRRTCSCGKYNLMKIPCRHAIKAGFHVGRQPHTLTDLFYTTEAWREAYHESINPIAVPEDAWSMPEDVVVDNVLPPESRKSVGRNRKRRYETVEDKLRSSQTSQKRQPRKCSRCGISGHNRATCKIPI; translated from the coding sequence atgcatatctatacaACATGTGGTGTTTGGGAGTTTGGAGCAACCACGGGATGGGTTTTTACGGCTGATGAGAGAGGGGCTAGGCTACTGTTATTGGAATCAACTTCTACCTTAGAGGATTTTAAAAGAATGGTTTTGGAAGattttgatatggaagaagatagcTTACCCGATTTGGAGTTGAGTTATCTACCTAATGAGTTGATCAATACATCAACTTGTCCGcctgtgatcattgcaaatgATCGACAGCTTcagaattttgtttgttttgttcaaaAGTGTGTTTCTACTCGATTGTGTGTAACATCTAAAGCCAAAGTTGAGAATCTGAATGAACCAGACTTTGATCTTAACAAGTCGCCAGCTGATTCAACTACTGCTCAAGAGGAGGGAAACTCGGTTGATAGGGGGAATGAACCAGCTCCTGTGTTTGTTGAGAGGCAGTGcgaggaaaagaaagaaaagattagaAGAGTCGAAGTTGATGAGGATGCCTATCATGCCGATACCATGATCTCGGCCAAAGAGGACGTACATAAGATGTCAAAGTTTTCTGTGCTCAATGTTGTTAAGAAGGGACAATTGTTTGAGAACAAAACTTTGCTGAAGGCGACTTTTGAGATATGTGCAATGAAGCATAACTTTCACTATGAGGTTATCAAAACGGATAGACAACTTTGGTACGTTAGATGTGAGGATAATGCATGCAATTGGTGTGTTCGAGCAGAGTGTTTGCAGGATTCTGAATATTTCATTATCAAAAAGTATGTCGGTgaacatacatgtgcaccttcaaacaaaaccaaaccgggTAGGACTGCTTCGGCCAAAACTATAGGCAGTCTGATTATGCATAGGTATGAAGGGGTTAAGGAAGGGCCGAAATGCAATGATATAATACAGATTATGCTTATGGATCATGGCTGTGAGATCACGAAATCTTTAGCATGGGATGCTCGTGAATATGCGGTTAATGCTGTTAGAGGTATACCAGAGAGAAGTTATGGAAAAATACCGAAATACTTGCACATGCTCAGAGAGGCTAATCCGGGAACACATTCATCGTATGAGATTGACAGCAAAGGGAGATTTCGGTACCTGTTTATTGCATTTGGGCAATCGCTACGAGGATTTAACAGAGTCATAAGGAGGGTTATTGTGGTTGATGGCACTTTTCTGAAGAACAAATACAAAGGAGTTCTATTGGTTGCAACTGCTGTAGACGGAAATTCTAATTTGTATCCTCTTGCATTCGGAGTAGTCGACTCAGAGAATGAAaattcttgggaatggtttatgaGACAACTAAATAGTGTCATTGCTGATGATCATCATTTGGCTTTCATTTCGGATAGACATGCGGCCATTGCTAAGGCGCTTGAGACTGTGTATCCAACAGCTAAACATGGTATTTGCATTCAtcatttgttgaataatgtgGTAACATATTACCATGGGAAAGGACTTGTTGGGTTGGTTGCAAAGGCGTCCAAGGTTTATAGAGTTGCTGAGTTTGAAAAGATATTTGCTAATGTGTGTAATATCAGTCCGGCAATTGGAAAATACCTAAGGGATGCTGAAGTCCAAAAGTGGGCAAGATGTCAATTCTCTGGATATAGATATGACATAAGGACAACAAACCCTGCCGAATCCATCAACTCTGCTTTGCGTTCGCCGAGAGAGTATCCAATCATTCCCTTGTTGGACAGTATCAGAGAAATGCTGACTCGGTGGTTTTATAACCGTAAGAAAAAGATTTCAAAGCATAATCATCCTCTTACCGAAGATGTGGAGAAAAAGATTGAAAGGAGAACCGAGAAAGGCAAAAGATTTGCAGTTTACCCTGTCAGCGATGGTCGCTTGCTTGTTAGAGGTGATAAAATCGACTGCTTAGTTGATTTGGATAGACGTACTTGCTCATGTGGGAAGTACAACCTGATGAAGATACCTTGTCGGCACGCAATTAAAGCTGGGTTTCATGTTGGCAGACAGCCACACACATTAACTGATTTATTTTACACTACAGAAGCTTGGCGAGAAGCTTATCATGAAAGCATCAATCCTATTGCTGTTCCTGAGGATGCTTGGTCCATGCCAGAAGATGTTGTCGTGGACAATGTGCTACCACCAGAGTCAAGAAAATCAGTTGGAAGGAATAGAAAACGGAGATATGAAACTGTTGAAGATAAACTTCGGTCATCGCAAACATCACAAAAGAGGCAGCCTCGCAAGTGTAGTAGATGTGGTATTAGTGGGCACAACAGAGCAACTTGTAAAATACCAATATAG
- the BNAC08G06420D gene encoding uncharacterized protein BNAC08G06420D, whose amino-acid sequence MAALAPGILQKLIDGMKTGVKPTGEHRSSLVQVTDIVPIDLDEKNLLPKEGFFIKLSDSSHSIYVTLPSDQDDVVLSNKMQLGQFIYVDRLDPGTPVPIVQGARPIPGRHPLLGTPEVSARGTERQRRGSWGQNGDVASPFVLKSPAALDFDQCTPAKQMRFGFGAAGASPMTRGRSPGGVRCSYGGGGVLGKLKGESPASMMRKSCVVPPSAKFPRSRSVCDRETAKMSSVSSSALLSPFKSSAKKSNSPPPSVRTRRATAAAALMEEERDAPKSTFKLASPKHCKVEKPEKSSSLTGRLSTLSKEAMQQRETAQKIALQALREATVSETLVRHLKTLANLSKSAKPDCPAACFEKFLEFHKQISETMSEISAIEAAVSSASENKSEDGTTSLILNEIQHNSIDQEKTATKRRTASLKQQQNHKQLRSNDENKNPSAPPPPPPSGLGNTARLAKETEKEAANWFMEFIEKALEKGMKKCKGTGDADVKKVPQSLILQVVNWVEAEQSADNTRRQVHPRASQITRKLRIKMKNP is encoded by the exons ATGGCGGCTCTAGCACCCGGGATCCTCCAGAAGCTAATCGACGGCATGAAAACGGGAGTCAAACCCACCGGAGAGCACAGAAGCTCTCTGGTGCAAGTCACGGACATCGTCCCGATCGATCTCGACGAGAAGAATCTGTTGCCGAAAGAGGGCTTCTTCATCAAACTCTCCGACTCTTCCCACTCCATCTACGTCACCCTCCCCTCCGACCAAGACGATGTCGTTTTAAGCAACAAGATGCAGCTCGGCCAGTTCATCTACGTCGACAGGCTTGATCCTGGGACCCCCGTTCCGATCGTGCAAGGCGCGAGGCCCATCCCGGGGAGGCATCCTCTGCTCGGGACTCCCGAGGTCAGCGCGAGAGGCACGGAAAGGCAGAGGAGGGGGTCTTGGGGTCAAAACGGCGACGTTGCGTCTCCTTTTGTGTTAAAGTCTCCGGCGGCTTTGGATTTCGATCAGTGTACTCCGGCGAAGCAGATGAGATTTGGGTTTGGAGCGGCGGGGGCTTCTCCGATGACGAGGGGGAGGTCGCCGGGTGGTGTTAGGTGTTCTTATGGAGGAGGAGGGGTGTTGGGGAAGTTGAAGGGAGAGAGCCCTGCTTCGATGATGAGGAAGAGCTGTGTTGTGCCGCCGAGCGCCAAGTTTCCGAGGAGTAGGAGTGTTTGCGATAGAGAGACGGCGAAGATgagctctgtttcttcttctgctcTTCTTAGTCCTTTTAAATCCTCT GCAAAGAAGAGTAACTCGCCGCCTCCGAGTGTACGTACTAGACGAGCAACCGCTGCAGCTGCTTTGATGGAAGAGGAAAGAGATGCTCCAAAGTCTACCTTTAAATTGGCTTCTCCAAAGCATTGTAAGGTGGAAAAACCAGAGAAGAGTTCGAGTCTAACAGGAAGACTCAGCACACTGAGCAAG GAAGCTATGCAGCAGAGGGAGACGGCTCAGAAGATAGCTCTTCAGGCATTGAGAGAAGCTACAGTCTCTGAAACACTTGTTCGTCATCTCAA GACTTTGGCCAATCTGAGCAAATCAGCCAAACCTGATTGCCCTGCTGCGTGCTTCGAGAAGTTCTTGGAGTTTCACAAGCAGATATCTGAAACCATGAGCGAAATCTCTGCCATTGAAGCAGCTGTTTCATCAGCTAGTGAGAACAAATCTGAGGATGGAACAACGTCTTTGATACTTAACGAGATCCAGCACAACTCtattgatcaagagaaaacTGCAACGAAGAGAAGAACTGCTTCCCTGAAGCAGCAGCAAAACCACAAGCAACTGAGGTCAAACGATGAGAACAAGAACCCAtcagctcctcctcctcctcctccttccggGTTAGGAAACACGGCTAGGTTGGCTAAAGAGACAGAGAAAGAAGCTGCAAATTGGTTCATGGAGTTTATAGAGAAGGCTCTAGAGAAAGGGATGAAGAAGTGTAAAGGCACAGGAGATGCAGATGTTAAGAAGGTTCCACAGTCTCTGATTCTCCAAGTTGTAAACTGGGTGGAAGCAGAACAGTCTGCTGATAACACTAGACGGCAAGTACATCCAAGAGCATCACAGATCACTAGAAAGCTCAGAATCAAAATGAAGAATCCTTGA